The following proteins are co-located in the Bathymodiolus thermophilus thioautotrophic gill symbiont genome:
- a CDS encoding RHS repeat domain-containing protein, producing the protein MVSLELYHQTYTYDTGNNLTRLSHQAQSNTWQQTITLHPNSNRGTENNNPNNFDANGNLSNLDNIGSLNWHYNNTLSKLTKQNKTTEYYVYDHQGNRVRTVIEVNNQIQSQRNYLPSLDISTNQTNTLHIGTHILVEQTKDNTQTHYQLSNHLQTNTLELNDQAQVISYEHYYPYGGTAIIAGKDKTQVQQKRYRYTGKERDDSSGLYYYGARYLAPWLARWISPDSAGSIDGLNLYVYVDNNPLKYIDPTGHIFTISWDDFSSIINKHLETKRLNIWVGESHTELEGKVLMLNLDSDILQKRNIIFEACNKRAGTVIPWSKDSPHLSLGYILSDAAKSQKLKDTSSSVYKLTQHRKGYSIASDDWSNVVSDKAELKRQGLTGGSDFLVGAAHLMFHAVDGHAKSMGMSKNAFPAYWNFSPNTSIALIPKTVFDNFPASISRKSGAGKEYGLWVLGKDGSTENAALILGKKHTIKNIFGNLATKIPRSFYALKPPSTSTASPPERTKSCVIL; encoded by the coding sequence ATGGTATCTTTAGAGCTCTATCATCAAACTTATACCTACGACACAGGCAACAACCTGACCCGTCTATCACACCAAGCACAAAGCAACACTTGGCAACAAACCATCACCCTGCACCCAAACAGCAACCGTGGCACTGAAAACAACAACCCAAACAACTTTGATGCCAACGGCAATCTATCAAACCTAGACAATATCGGTAGTCTAAATTGGCACTACAACAACACCCTAAGTAAACTTACCAAACAAAATAAAACCACAGAATACTATGTGTATGACCACCAAGGCAACCGAGTCCGCACCGTTATTGAGGTCAATAACCAAATACAAAGCCAAAGAAACTACCTTCCTTCACTAGATATTTCAACCAACCAAACCAACACTCTACATATTGGCACCCACATCCTCGTCGAACAAACCAAAGACAATACCCAAACCCACTACCAACTCTCCAACCACCTGCAAACCAACACCTTGGAACTCAACGACCAAGCCCAAGTTATTAGTTACGAACACTACTATCCCTATGGCGGCACCGCCATCATCGCTGGCAAAGACAAAACCCAAGTCCAACAAAAGCGTTACCGCTACACAGGCAAAGAAAGAGACGACAGCAGTGGCCTATACTATTATGGCGCCAGATACTTAGCCCCTTGGCTAGCAAGATGGATAAGTCCAGATTCAGCAGGCAGTATTGATGGTTTGAATTTGTATGTTTATGTTGACAACAACCCGCTTAAATATATTGACCCAACAGGGCATATTTTCACCATATCTTGGGATGATTTTTCGTCCATAATTAACAAACACTTGGAAACCAAACGATTAAATATTTGGGTTGGAGAAAGTCATACCGAACTAGAAGGAAAGGTATTGATGCTTAATTTGGACAGTGATATTCTGCAAAAAAGAAACATAATATTCGAAGCATGTAACAAAAGAGCCGGTACAGTTATCCCTTGGAGCAAGGATTCGCCACACCTTTCTTTAGGGTATATATTGAGTGATGCAGCCAAATCCCAAAAATTAAAAGATACATCAAGCTCTGTATATAAACTAACGCAACACCGAAAAGGCTACAGCATTGCTTCAGATGATTGGAGCAATGTTGTTTCTGACAAAGCAGAATTAAAAAGACAAGGGCTAACAGGAGGGTCGGATTTTTTAGTAGGTGCTGCTCATTTGATGTTTCACGCAGTAGATGGCCATGCAAAAAGCATGGGAATGAGTAAAAATGCTTTTCCCGCCTATTGGAATTTTTCACCCAATACCAGTATTGCTTTAATCCCAAAAACAGTTTTTGACAATTTCCCTGCGAGCATTTCTAGAAAATCAGGAGCAGGAAAAGAATACGGCTTATGGGTTCTTGGCAAAGACGGGTCAACAGAAAATGCCGCTTTAATCCTGGGTAAAAAACATACTATAAAAAATATATTTGGTAATTTGGCAACAAAAATACCAAGAAGTTTCTACGCATTAAAACCCCCTTCAACATCAACAGCCAGCCCCCCAGAAAGAACAAAAAGCTGTGTTATTTTATAA
- a CDS encoding RHS repeat-associated core domain-containing protein, translating into MIPLELYRQIYTYDTGNNLTHLSHQAQSNTWQQTITLHPNSNRGTENNNPNNFDANGNLSNLDNIGSLNWHYNNTLSKLTKQNKTTEYYVYDYQGNRVRTVIETNDQIQSQRNYLPSLDISTNQTNTLHIGTHILAEQTKDNVQTHYQLSNHLKTNALELNDQAQVISYEHHYPYGGTAIIAGKDKTQAQQKRYRYTGKERDDSSGLYYYGARYLAPWLTRWISPDSAGSVNGLNLYVYVGNNPLKYIDPTGHIFTISWDDSSFTINTYLETRQLNLWVGDNHYEPEGKQLILDLDSAIMQKRNIIFEASFHKKAYRLLPWVEGALDLFLEYLFVEDATKSQELRESVESAYKLTKYRQGYTIASDSWKGIALDEAELKEQGLTGGSDFLVGTAHLLFHTLTTIGAEIGMHENAFPVYWHFAADTSIALIPKRNLDTYPTSLDRDFRQGKEYGLWVYGKDGSIENAFLIIGQKPIMKSVFGNLATKIPKNLHTLDPPSGLTVRPLSARTKRCVIL; encoded by the coding sequence ATGATACCTCTAGAACTCTATCGTCAAATTTACACCTACGACACAGGCAACAACCTGACTCATCTATCACACCAAGCGCAAAGTAACACTTGGCAACAAACCATCACCCTGCACCCAAACAGCAACCGTGGCACTGAAAACAACAACCCAAACAACTTTGATGCCAACGGCAATTTATCAAACCTAGACAATATCGGCAGTCTAAATTGGCACTACAACAACACCCTAAGTAAACTTACCAAACAAAATAAAACCACAGAATATTATGTGTATGACTACCAAGGCAACCGAGTCCGCACCGTTATTGAAACCAATGACCAAATACAAAGCCAAAGAAACTACCTTCCTTCATTAGATATTTCAACTAACCAAACCAATACTCTACATATTGGCACCCACATCCTCGCCGAACAAACCAAAGACAATGTCCAAACCCACTACCAACTTTCTAATCATCTGAAAACCAATGCCTTGGAACTCAACGACCAAGCCCAAGTTATTAGTTACGAACACCACTACCCCTATGGTGGCACCGCTATCATCGCCGGCAAAGACAAAACCCAAGCCCAACAAAAACGCTACCGCTACACAGGCAAAGAAAGAGACGACAGTAGCGGTCTATACTATTACGGCGCCAGATACCTAGCCCCTTGGCTAACAAGGTGGATAAGTCCAGATTCAGCAGGCAGTGTTAATGGCTTGAATTTGTATGTTTATGTCGGCAACAATCCACTTAAATATATTGACCCAACGGGGCATATTTTTACCATATCTTGGGACGATTCTTCGTTCACAATTAACACATACTTAGAAACTCGGCAATTAAATCTTTGGGTTGGAGATAATCATTATGAGCCAGAAGGAAAACAATTAATCCTTGATTTAGATAGTGCTATTATGCAAAAAAGAAACATAATATTCGAAGCATCTTTTCACAAAAAAGCCTACCGACTCCTCCCTTGGGTAGAAGGTGCGCTAGATCTTTTTTTAGAATACCTGTTTGTGGAAGATGCAACCAAATCCCAAGAATTAAGAGAATCAGTAGAATCTGCATACAAACTAACAAAATACCGACAAGGCTACACCATTGCCTCAGATAGTTGGAAAGGCATTGCCCTTGATGAGGCAGAATTAAAAGAACAAGGCTTAACAGGAGGGTCAGATTTTTTAGTAGGTACCGCTCATTTGCTATTTCACACATTAACCACCATAGGAGCAGAGATTGGAATGCATGAAAATGCTTTTCCCGTCTATTGGCATTTTGCAGCCGACACCAGTATTGCTTTAATTCCCAAAAGAAATCTTGACACCTATCCCACGAGTCTTGATAGAGATTTTAGGCAAGGAAAAGAATACGGCTTATGGGTTTACGGCAAAGACGGCTCAATAGAAAATGCCTTCTTAATTATCGGTCAAAAGCCTATCATGAAAAGCGTCTTTGGCAATTTGGCAACAAAAATACCAAAAAATTTACACACATTAGATCCCCCTTCAGGATTAACAGTCAGACCCCTATCAGCAAGAACAAAACGCTGTGTTATTTTATAA